Below is a genomic region from Vibrio cortegadensis.
AACTTGGTGCCCTAAGTTTTCCAGCAACGAACGCGCCACGGTGACATTCAATTCAATGTCTTCAACCATAAAAATATTAAGACTTTGTTGAGCTCGTGGTTGCTTGCGAATAGGAGTACCTTCTTGAACCAAAGGAACTCGGATATTGACGGTAAATGTACTACCAAACCCTTCCTCACTTGTCAGGGTTATGTCTCCATCCATTAAATTAATCAGTTGTCTTGAAACCGCTAAACCAATCCCTGTTCCCACCGCATGTAAATTGTCTTTTCCTGATTTAACTTGGTAGTACATGGCAAAGATTTTATCAATTTCATGCTCCGGTATCCCAATACCACTATCTTCCACTTCCATGGTGATATCGGCAAATTCGTCACCAATATCAGCACTGACGTTCATGACGACACCACCTTCTTTGGTGAATTTCATCGCATTACTAATCAGGTTCCACAGTACTTGGCGTAAACGCGTGGCATCTACTTTTATTGCGGTGGGTAGGTCACTCAATCTTTCAAGATCAAACCTTAAGCCTTTCTGCTCAGCCATGAGAGCGGAAATACTCTCCATTTCTGACACAAAATCATCAAAATTCAGCGGCACGGGTAAAAGCTCAAGTTTACGACGATCAAATTTATCCATATCGATAATATCATTGAAGATATGGCCTAAAGTGACCGCACTCACTTTGATGGTTTGCATATGCTTACGTTGCTCGTCAGTCAGTTGAGTTTCTAACAACATCCGACTTAAACCAACGATACCATTTAACGGTGTTCTGAGTTCATGACTAATAGTGGAAATAAAAGTGGTTTTGTCACGGCTCGCTTTTTCAAGCGTCTCTTGGTATTCCTTACGCTCTGTAATGTCTCGACCAAAGCCAACCAAGCCAAGGTGACGTCCATCTTTGTTATAAAATGGCACTTTACGAAGTTCAAAGTAGCTCTTATGCCCATCAGGATACTCTAGCCACTGCTCATAAGTCAGAGCTTGATTATCACTAAAGACTTTCTCATCTGTCTCTACCACTTGTTGCGCGATCTCTTTGCTGTAGACATCCCATGGGGTCAGCCCCACCAGTTGCTGCTCTTTTTTACCCGTCAACTCTTCAACTGCACGGTTACAGCCAGAAAATACCCCATCGGCATTACGGTAGTAGATCAGGTCAGGGGAAGCATCGATAAATGAGCGCAGTAGCGCCGTTCTTTCTGCAAGTTCAACTTGAGTCCGCTCTCTTTGATACACTTCATTCTCAAGATCTTTAATTGCTTCTTCTCGAGCTTCTTCCGCTTTCTCTCGCTCCTCAATCTGCTGATTAAGTTTTGCAATATTTTGTTGTAAACGCAGATTAAGCTCTTGATCGCGAGAACGCATATCTTTTAATTTAGAGACGAGTTTAGAGAGACGTTGACGAGACTCTTCGAGCTGATCAACCACAACTGAAAGGAAATAGACGGCCCACGGAGTAATCAGCAAACCAAAGAAGACAGAGCGAACGATATCAATATCGCCAACGCCACCTTTCAACGCTAAGGTAATACCAACTTGGACAACAACGGCTAAAGCGACAAGCGCGAGGGCTAATAAGATAGAAAATCGGAGAATGCCCAATTTAACCAACAGGTCAACGTAGTATTGGGCGAGGTTTTTCATGGGTTTCATCAACGGCTCCATGCGATAAGACTCAGAACATTCTAACCTGTTTAAACTCAACAGGTAAGCTAAGCCCATCACATGGAATGGTATAACTGTAAATCAAATGAACGTTATCACTGCTCGTCACTGCCTGCAGAATAGATACACGTTTGATTCCGGCCTTGAGCTTTCGCTTGATATAACGCTTTGTCAGCATTCGCAACCGCAACTTCTGCAAGTTCATTAAACTTAGGAACACACGAAATCAAGCCAATACTGATGGTAATATGGTCGGAGATCAGTGAGTCATCATGTTCGAGTTGTAAGCTTTCGATCTGGGCATGTATCCGTTGCGCGACTAACTTCGCTCCTTCAAGCGTCGTATTTGGCAGAATGAAAGCAAACTCTTCACCGCCATATCTTGCAACACAATCGGATGAGCGATTCAAAATTTGCTTAAAGACATTCGCCACTTGCACTAATGCATCATCGCCCTTTTGATGCCCATAAAGATCGTTGTATCCTTTAAAGTAATCAATATCACAAAGCATGATAGAAATCGGTAATCTTTCTCGGGAGTGATGGGGCCATAATGTGCTTAGTTGTTCATCAAAACGGCGACGGTTAGGCACTTGAGTCAAGCTATCAATAAAACTTAAACGTTCGAGCTCTAAGTTAGCTTTTTCCAGTTTCTGTTCAGCAAGATAGCGTTCTGAAATATCACGAGCCATAACTAGCACACCATTAGTACCTGATGCAGGATCCCAAAATGGCGACTTAACCACGTCATACCAAGTAAACTCCCCTCTGCTAGATCGAACTTTATCAATGTACCTGAGTGATTTATCTTCGTGTAAAACTTGCCTATCCGTTTCAGATAATCGGCTATACATTGAATCAGGAATGACATCTTGTAATCGTTTACCGATAAGATCGTCGACATGATTTATCCCCAATGCGTGAACAAATGGTTCATTACACGCTTGATAAATCATATTCTCATTGAAGATACCGATTGAGTCAGGGCTAGACTCTAAGATGTTTTGCAGAATGGTATCACGCTGTGCCAACGCGACTTCAGTATCTTTACGCCGTTCCATTTCGTCACGTAAATTCTGCTGAATATTGTGCCATTCCGTTACATCATGGCTGATGCAAAGAGTACCTAAGGGTTTCCCTTCTTCAGACATCAATACACTTTGGTTAGTTTCAAGCAAACAACTGCGGCCTTCAGGTGAAATAGTCCACCTTTTAGAACTGGTGCGATTTCTTACGCCTTCTTCAATCTTAACATCGCCTTCATCAAGTCGATTCAGCCAAAAAGAGTCGAATGCACGGTTAGTGGCTAATAATTTATCGTCACTATCTTTAATATAGATAAGCTCACTCAACGAATTGAGTGCCGTTTTGGCCACGCTTAATTTTGCTAGCTCTTGCTTATGCTCTTCGTTGGTGGCTTCACGTTCAATTACATAAATTAACCACACGCTTTCTCCTTGGTAAGCCACTTTTCGACCTGAAAAGCTGATCTTTACCGATTCATCACTGGATACTGGCCATGATCTATTTAATCCTCTAAATTTTTTTTCGGTTAAACCATCAAAAAACGAGAGGAAATAATCGGAAGGAATTGATTCTGGCATCAGGTGCATATTACCGACTAAGCGAATGCCTAGTAATTGCATAGAGTGTTGATTAGTAAGTAGTAATTCACCTGTCTTTTCACTGACAAGCATAAGCGCAAGAGGAGAGCCTTGGATCAATATGCTCAATTGGCGCTGGTAATGGTTATAAGTAAACCATATGCTAAAAATGCATATTATAATGACGAGAATGACAGCGCCGTATCCAAAGGCTGGCTGCCATAACCAGTGCCACAATTGATCCATTAAATAACGTATCCATATATTATTTCTTAACTATTAAACAATATATCAGCTTATACGTCAGTTATCTTTATTTCGTCAGCTATTTTGTCGAAAGTAACTGTGGCTTGGTATAGACAAAAGCCTCTTCAGTTAAGCTTCC
It encodes:
- a CDS encoding GGDEF domain-containing protein, which produces MDQLWHWLWQPAFGYGAVILVIIICIFSIWFTYNHYQRQLSILIQGSPLALMLVSEKTGELLLTNQHSMQLLGIRLVGNMHLMPESIPSDYFLSFFDGLTEKKFRGLNRSWPVSSDESVKISFSGRKVAYQGESVWLIYVIEREATNEEHKQELAKLSVAKTALNSLSELIYIKDSDDKLLATNRAFDSFWLNRLDEGDVKIEEGVRNRTSSKRWTISPEGRSCLLETNQSVLMSEEGKPLGTLCISHDVTEWHNIQQNLRDEMERRKDTEVALAQRDTILQNILESSPDSIGIFNENMIYQACNEPFVHALGINHVDDLIGKRLQDVIPDSMYSRLSETDRQVLHEDKSLRYIDKVRSSRGEFTWYDVVKSPFWDPASGTNGVLVMARDISERYLAEQKLEKANLELERLSFIDSLTQVPNRRRFDEQLSTLWPHHSRERLPISIMLCDIDYFKGYNDLYGHQKGDDALVQVANVFKQILNRSSDCVARYGGEEFAFILPNTTLEGAKLVAQRIHAQIESLQLEHDDSLISDHITISIGLISCVPKFNELAEVAVANADKALYQAKAQGRNQTCIYSAGSDEQ
- the arcB gene encoding aerobic respiration two-component sensor histidine kinase ArcB encodes the protein MKPMKNLAQYYVDLLVKLGILRFSILLALALVALAVVVQVGITLALKGGVGDIDIVRSVFFGLLITPWAVYFLSVVVDQLEESRQRLSKLVSKLKDMRSRDQELNLRLQQNIAKLNQQIEEREKAEEAREEAIKDLENEVYQRERTQVELAERTALLRSFIDASPDLIYYRNADGVFSGCNRAVEELTGKKEQQLVGLTPWDVYSKEIAQQVVETDEKVFSDNQALTYEQWLEYPDGHKSYFELRKVPFYNKDGRHLGLVGFGRDITERKEYQETLEKASRDKTTFISTISHELRTPLNGIVGLSRMLLETQLTDEQRKHMQTIKVSAVTLGHIFNDIIDMDKFDRRKLELLPVPLNFDDFVSEMESISALMAEQKGLRFDLERLSDLPTAIKVDATRLRQVLWNLISNAMKFTKEGGVVMNVSADIGDEFADITMEVEDSGIGIPEHEIDKIFAMYYQVKSGKDNLHAVGTGIGLAVSRQLINLMDGDITLTSEEGFGSTFTVNIRVPLVQEGTPIRKQPRAQQSLNIFMVEDIELNVTVARSLLENLGHQVTVAMTGEEAIANFQPDAYDLALLDIQLPDMTGFDVAKYYREHYPQLPPLVALTANVIKDKREYFENGMDEAISKPLTVKAIQDAITELIEIEQAVESTESKPEVHPPVLEQTKAREPTEIEIRLLDLTMLESYIDIVGTKPVFDSIAMFEDMMPSYLEILDSNMIAKDKPSIVSEAHKIKGAAGSIGLKHIQSVAQKAQTPDAPAWWENISDWVEEIKNEYQHDIQVLKDWLNQR